The DNA segment ATCGGCATCAAAAATGGCAATAAACTCTCCTTTTGCAGTTTTAAGGCCTTCTTTTAATGCTCCAGCTTTAAACCCAGAACGCACTTCCCTACTCATCTGTTTAATATCTAAACCAGAATCTTTTAGTTTTTTTATGTGGGCAGTTGTCGCTTGAAAAGACTCATCGGTAGAATCGTCTAACACTTGTATCTCAAGCTTATGTTTTGGGTAGTCTATTTCAGCAATATTATTGAGCAGGCGCTCCATCACATACAGCTCGTTATAAACGGGAAGCTGGATGGTTACAAAAGGAATTTCTTCAGGATTGGAAAAATCGAAAACAGGATCAGTGCGCTTTTGCTTTTTCGCTTTTAAGTAGTTGACAAACAAATTAAGTTGTGCCAAAGCATACAAGAAAATGAGTAGCAATGCTATAGAATAGATGATGACTATGCTTATCTCAAGTATCATTTTTTAAAGCTATATTTAAAGATCCAACTTAATATTTTTACGCCGGCAAAGATAGCACCTTTTACCGTTCCTGAAACTTTTGACACCCCTATTCTGTTTCGATAATGAACGGGAATTTCACGGTATGAAAATTTTTGTTTTAATGCTTTTAATTGCATTTCTACGGTCCATCCGTATGTTTTATCTTCCATTTCTAATGCTATCAACTTTTCATATTTTATAGCACGAAACGGTCCAAGATCGGTAAATTTTGAATTGAAAAACAGTCGCATTAACGAAGTTGCCAACCAGTTTCCAAATTTCTGCGGAAATGTCATGGATCCCTCTTCCCTTAATTCTTTAACCCGCGTTCCGATAACAAAATCGATATTTTCTTCAATAATTGGTGCAACAATTTTTGAAAGTTCTTCTGGATAATCACTGTAATCGCCATCCAGAAAAACAACAATATCAGGTTTAGGGGTTTGTCGGGCAATGTAGGCCATTCCTTTCAAACAAGCGTGGCCATATCCTCTTTTTCCTTCGGAAAGAACGGTGGCACCGGCTTTTTTAGCAACCTTTTCTGTTTCATCGGTAGAATTATTGCTGATTACAATAATTTCTGAAACTTCCTTAGGAACATCACCAATCACCTTGGCAATGGAATCGGCTTCGTTAAAAGCCGGAATAATAACTTTTATAATTGGAGGCATGCAATTTTGAGGTTGTAAAAGGATTTCTTTTAAGGTTGGTAGATAGTTTTAATAAGTGTCAAAAGTCTTATTTCCCATTTACATATTCCATTAAATCTACATCGTTCCCTAGCAGTACTTCATTACCTTCAATACGCCCTTTTCTTGGTCCATCTTCTAGTTTTAAAACACCTCGAGGGCAAACGGCAGAACAAATTCCGCAGCCTACACATGAGCTTCGAACTATGTTCTCACCTTTTTGAGCATATGCTTTTACATCGATTCCCATTTCGCAATAGGTAGAACAGTTTCCGCAGGAAATACATTGTCCACCATTGGTTGTAATTCTAAAACGAGAGAACAAACGTTGCTGAAATCCTAAAATTGCAGCCATTGGGCAACCAAAACGACACCAAACACGACTTCCGAAGATAGGATAAAAACCAACCCCAATAACACCACTAAACATGGCTCCTATTAAAAATCCATAGGTTTGGCGCAATTCGTACGCATTAAAAAAGAATAGTTTTCCCGGCGTGCTGAAATACGTGAATAGCAAAATAGATGTTACCACTACAAAATACCCAATAGCACCATATTTAGCATCTTTAGCCAATTGTTCTCTTCGGAAAAGCATAACACCACCAAAAACCAAGGTTAGCACCCCAACAACAAACCAAATGAAAAACTCTTTCGAAATCCAAAGGTTGTCGAAAAAGGAAGTTTCTACTCCATCATTGATTGTTAAATATTCTTTTGAAGCAGAATCTACTAATAATGAAGCGCTCAATCCGTTTTTTAAACGAGTGAGGGCAATTTCATTTTCAGTTTCAGAAATAACATGAAACGGAATATTCATTCCTTCTGTTGTTTCTAAGACGGGGGCTTCTTTTGAGTCGGCTTTATTAATAAAAATCACCTGACTCGCTTTTGCTTTTTGAGCTGCCAAAATACGTTCGTTAATAGGTTTCCCATCCGGGTCACTCATAAAAACGGTTTTATTTTCCAGTCCGCTCCATTCACTTATAGATTGCGACTCGTTGCCTTGCAAATAGCTAAAAACAACGGCTGTGGTCATAACTGTAACAAAAACCACTACACTATGTACTACCCACCGTTCTACTTTCCAGGCGACCATGCGTTTGTCTGATAAATGACGAAAAGGGTCTCCAGCAGTTTCGGCCAAACCGCCACAACCACATACCCATGAGCAATACCATCGTTTCCCGTATTTATAGGTTAAAATAGGTGTAATTACAAAAATGGAAAGGATTCCGAAGATGATCATAATCAACCCTACATCGCCAGCACTTAAAAATTCATCTATCTTATAACCTGCAAAAAGCTCATAGTTAAGCGGCCAAATGTTTTTAAAATCGTAATACGGTTGATTAAGACGAACTAGTATTTCAGGAATAATAAATGCAAAACTTAGTTGAAAAAACATCACTGAACACGTTCTGATAACTTCGTACCGGTTATGACGGTATTTCCAGATAAATTTTATTCCGAAGGCTAAAATCGCCAAGGTATAAAGCGTTCCGTATAAAAACCATTGACTTGCTGGGTTGCCACTTAAAAATTTACTCAACGGATCGAATAACGAAATTACTCCTGTGTTATCACCGTCTTTAACCAAACCTAGATACTGCGGAAACCAATACAACGCTACATAAAATAATGTTAAGGTAATCCCTAGCATCCAACCCCAGAATCCACGTGAAGAAAGTGATTTAAAGTATACACCATTATTGCTTATCCCTTCGTGTTTACTTAAATATTCTGCTCTAGAAAACCATATAGTACCTACTGCTATAGACAATAATGAAACACTCAACCACAAGGTTTTATTCGGAAAATCGACATTAAATAATGCTACAAATAGCACTAACAAACCAGCTAAACCTATAAAGCTTGCTATTTTTTGTTGGGTATTAATTGTTTTTGGTGGTTCGCCAGTTAGGCTCATATTACGTTGAAAAGTACTCATAGGTTATACGGTTACAGGTTGTTGATTTTTATAAGCTGAAAGAATTTTTTTCTCATATTTTCTATAGAATTCAGGATCAAAATTGGCTTGTTTTAAATGATTTATCACATAATTGACGTCTCTCTTTTCATTGAGCCAACGGTCAAAAACTTCGTGACGCATTCGTATTCCGAAAGTGTTTATTCCCAAAAACTCATTTGTTTCTTTATGATAAGAAACGGTAACGGCCCGTTTATCACTCTTACATTTCCAATGAAATTGCGCTTCAAAATCTTTTCGTCTGTCTTTAGGCTGCACCCAACCATAGGTTTGGTATTCAATATCGAAAAACTTCGCACTATTAAACCAATTACCAGGTTTGTATTCCCAAGGGTTACCACAAATAGTTTGCGCTAGCGTTTCTCCCATTATGCGGCCGGTATACCAAACCGCTTCAACTGGTGGACGGTTACCAATTGGCTCTCTTTGTTGGGCACAATCGCCAATAGCATAGACGTCTTTTATATTAGTTTCCAATTTTCGATTTACTAAAATGCCTTTATCGGTTTCAATTCCTGAATCTTTTAAAAATGTGATATTAGGTTTTACGCCAGTTGTAATTCCAACGACGTTACATGGTATTTCTTCTCCAGTTTCTTTTACAACAACAGCACGTACATTTCCGTTTTCATCACCTAAAATTTTATCGAGATTAGTTTCGTGACGGATATTAACACCATGCGACTGAATGTGGCGTGATAACATTTCGGCCTCAGGTTTTGGTAAAGCACTAGTCCAAAAAGCATCTTCACGAACTAACATAGTGACTTCAATTCCACGGGTGCGAAGCATTTCGGCCATTTCTACGCCTATTAATCCGCCGCCTACTATAACCGCACTTGGGCACTCTTTTTTGTTTGGTGCATTTTTTTCTAATTTTTCTAAATCTTGCTTGGTTACCAAACCTTGTACACCATTTAAATCGAGTCCTTCCCACCCAAAAGTATTGGTAGTCGAGCCAGAAGCAATAATCAATTTATCGTATTGCATTGAACCTCCTTCAGCAAAATGAAGTGTTTTAGCATTGGCATCAACTTTTTCTACGTATGCATTTTTGAGGTTTAAATCGTTTTTCTTCCAGAAATAGCTTTCGTATGGTTCAATATCCCACCAACGCATATGTCCCATATACACATACATAAGAGCCGTTCGAGAAAAAAAATAATCTGCTTCCGCAGAAATAAGTGTGATTTTTTTATCGGATTTTTTTCGGATATGTCGGGCTGCCGTAACGCCCGCAATGCCATTTCCAATAATAACGATATGTTCCATAGAAAAAGAAGTATTGCTTTTATGTCGTACTTAAATGTACGCAATTACAAGCAAAACAGATTACAAATTAAAATAAGTGATAAATTAACTTGTGCTATTTGTAAGGTTTACTAAAACCAAGACGACTTAAAATGCGTAAATTATTATAATGAAACATTTTTTATTTCTTATTGCAACTATACTGTTTTTCAACATATCATCTGGGTTTTCACAGTCAACGGATACCTTCTTAAATGATGCTGATATATTTTTTAAAACCTATATTTCCAACGGAAAAGTTGATTATAAAAGTGTTGAAAAAAATCCTGAAAAATTAAATCGTCTTTTAGACCAAGCTGCAAACATTTCAGTTTCAATTTCTGAAGAAAAAACCTATCAAGCCTTTTGGATTAATGCTTACAATCTTGCTGTTATAAAAGGAATTATTGATAACTACCCAATTGATTCGCCTTTAGATAAAGGCGGTTTTTTTGAGAGTATAAAATATAATTTAGGCGGAACATCGCTTACCTTAAACGATATAGAGAATAAGAAACTCCGTGCTCAATTTGATGAACCTAGATTTCATTTTGTTTTGGTTTGTGGCGCAAAAGGATGCCCGCCAATTATTGCTGAAGCCTATAAACCTTCAACTTTAGAAAAACAATTACAAGAACAAACGGTAAAAGCATTAAACAATCCTTTATTCATTAAAGTTTCAGAAAATGAAGTTTCTATTTCTGAAATTTTTAAATGGTACAAAGAAGACTTTGAAAAGAACGGCCAAAGTGAGCTGGATTTTATCAATCAATTCCGAAAAGAGAAGATTATTCCTTCAAATTTTAAAGTTTCTTACTATCCCTACAACTGGCAATTAAACCAAAAGTAATTAGTACGATCTAATTTTTTAAACTATTTTCAGTTTTGAAAAAGTTGTCAATCACTCTATGAAAAATTACCTGTTAGTTCTAATTCTATTTTTTATCGTAGTTAGCCATGCGCAAGACACTAAAATAAATGGGATTAGTTTTGTTGCATCTCGTGATTCAGTATCACTTAAACACACAGCTCCACTTTTAATGATAAACGCTAATTATGCAGCGGTTATGCCTTTTGGCTTTATTGAAAGTTTGGATCATCCCGAGTTACTGTACAGTACAGACCGACAATGGTATGGCGAAACGATAGAAGGCACTAAACAATACATTAATAAGCTACAGCAAAATGATATTAACGTTATGCTGAAACCTCAAATTTGGATTAGAAAAGGTGAGTTTACAGGGCATCTTGCTATGTCTTCGGAAAAAGATTGGGAAATATTGGAAACTTCATACCGTAATTTTATACTCGATTTTGCTCGTCTTGCTGAAGAAACCAATGTGCCCATTTTATGTATTGGCACAGAACTAGAACAGTTTATAATGCGACGTCCAACATTCTGGAATCAATTAATTTCTGAAATAAAACGTTTCTATAATGGCAAGCTGACCTATGCTGCTAATTGGGATGAATACACTAAGGTTCCTTTCTGGAATCAATTAGATTTTATTGGCGTAGATGCTTATTTCCCTATTTCAGAAGAAAAAACCCCAACATTACAAGAAGCCAAAAAAGGATGGCAAAAGTGGAAGAATGAAATGAAAACTGTTTCAGAAAAACACAATAAAAAAATACTGTTTACTGAATATGGTTACAGAAACACAGACTTTTCCGGAAAAGAACCTTGGCACAGTGGCAGAGAGCAAAAAAGTATAAATCATGATAATCAAGGCACGTTACTTACCGCCCTTTTTGAAGAGGTTTGGCAAGAACCATGGATGGCCGGTGGCTTTTTATGGAAATGGTTTATTGACCATGATAAATCTGGGGGTGGATTGAACAATCAATTTACCGTTCAAAACAAGCCTTCACAATTAGTAGTACAATATTTTTACTCTATTTACGAATAATACTATCGTTTTTCTTTCATCACTTTTAAGTATTCTTCAGCTATAGAAGTTTTTTGCTTCTCGGTAAATACTTTCCCAGCGAGCTGAAAAAAAGTATGCTCTTCGTCTTCTAAATGGTGTTCTACTTTTTCGCAAAGTTGTTTAGCATGCACCAACCAACCAGGCGAATCTAAATCGGTATCGTCAATTTTTTCAATTAATTCGTCCATTTCATGATGTTCTGCTATTCCATGTCGCGCATGTTCTTGCATCATATCATTTTGAATAAGTGGAGTGTAAAAGGTACGCTCTTCAGCATCTGCGTGAACTTGTAGTTCGTGTTTTAGTTTTTCCCACATTTCTTTTCGGCCTTTACTATCGCCAGATGTGGAAGTAACTAGTTTACACAATTCACGTTGTTTATCGTGGTCTTTTCTTATCGCTTCAAAAATATTCATAGTTCGTTTTTTTGGTTTGAACTATTAAAATACAACCAACTAAATTAGTTCAGTGTTTAGAAAATCATAAAATTTTCAGGAAGAAATCTTGAAAGGAGTAATGAAAAAGAATCTAAAAAATTATTTATCTACAAAAGCTTCTCTTGGAGATTCTATGGAAGTCGCCTTTACCTTTCTATTTTGCTTAATATGTTTGTTATAATACGCCAGCAATTCGTTTGCATCGGCTCCGAACCACTTTTTAACGTAGATGGTCCAGAAATGATATTGTATGTACCAAACGCCTTTTTCGCGGTATAACCGTGCTGAGGAAGTCAGTTTTTTATTGATAACTATAAACTTATTACGTTCGTACAGTTCGTTTATAAGAATATTGTCTTCGTAAATTATAAAGCGCTCATCATAACCGCCTATTTCATCAAATAATTCACGAGTAATAAACTGACTTTGATCGCCTCCACGGCATGCGCGCCAACTAAATTTTGTTAACCAGCTTGCTAATTGCAACCACCAATGGTTGCTGTCAAACTGCATCCTGAAACAACCTGCGGGATTGCCTTTTTCCACTTCGGAACGTATTAATGCATCGTAATTTTTAGGAGGAAAAGAGTCGGCGTGTAAAAAATAAAGAATGTTTCCAGAAGCCACATTCGCTCCTGCGTTCATTTGTTTAGCACGTCCTTTTTCAGAAGAAATTAATTGAATACTAAAATCACTTTCAGCTACAATTTCTTTTACTAGTTGTTGTGTTCCATCGATACTGCCACCATCGACAATTATAATATCTGATATATATTCTTTTGAAGCATTTTCAACTAAATGGTTGAGTAAAACAGCTATAGATTGCGCTTCGTTTAAAACGGGGATAACAATACTGATCATAGGCTAAACTTACGAAATAATTAGCCCGGAAGTTTTTTCCGGGCTAATTTACTTCAAACAAATATTATTTCTGTTCATTTAAATTCCAATCGTATTCTTTAAAACTAAAGGTCGCCCTTGGGTTTATTTCCGTTTTACTATATTGGTTTACATACCCAATTACATCTGTTTTTCCACTGTACTTAAAATCCTTTGTATAAAAATCGAAAATCTTAGATAGTTTTGGATCATTTGCGGTAATCTCGTTTTTATCACTATTAATAAAATCTTTGGTCACCCTATCCAATTGTTCATTGATTTTTGAAGCCGTATAGGCTTCATCTAATAATGGAGGACACGAAATTGAAGCACAGTTAATCGCAAAGTGAATACGAGGTTCGTTCATTTTACGCAAAACGCCATTTTCTATACCTCCCAATGAAAGCTCTCTATCTCCTATTGGTATAAAACCTTTAGTAAAAGCACCATCAATATCCTGAATACTTTTTGTTGGATAATTGTTCAATATAAGATCGACCGTATACGCATTGTATAAGTTAATGTAATACGCCAATAATTCTTGTACACTCCAATCGTTGTTCGGTTCTGTTGACGATAATTTTTGAAGGTATTTGTTTAACGCTTCACGGTCGTTTTTAAAACCTTTATAGTCAACAAGACCTTGGCTGTTTACGTGCTTTTTTAAGAGTCTATCCCAATCTGAATGATCAAAATTTACTGTAGAATTTGCGGTAGTGGAAACTAAATCCCCTTCTACTTTCTTAGTTGGTTGTCCTTGACTTGTCAATCCTGCTGCTGAAGTTAAATTGCAACTTACCAATGAAACAGAAATAAGTAACAGTGTGACAACTTTAAGTATAATTTTCATAATTTTTGTGTTTGTACCCTTATATACGGGCAATGTTATTTTTTGGTTTTAATAGGATATATACTTTGATGAATGAATTTTTGAGGAAAGTGTTCATCACCATCAAAGCCTAATTCTATATCCCTTCCGTCGTGCGGAATGTGGTTTGTTTCAAAAAGATAGTCCCAAATACTTAAACTAAGCCCGTAATTAACACCGTATTTAGTATGTTTTGGCAAAATTTTAGCGTGATGCCATATATGCATCTTCGGGTTATTAAGCACATATTTTAAAATTCCGTAGTTCCATCCTAAGTTCGCATGGTTAAGGTGACCAATGGTTAAGGCAGTAAAATGAACAATCGCCACATCGGTAATATCAAAGCCGCCAATAATCGCCAACGGAATGTACAAAATGGATTTATAGACTACCGGTTCCATCCAGTGATAACGCAAATGAGCTGCGAAACCCATCTCTTTTACGGAATGATGGACTTGGTGAAATTTCCAAAGTATAGGTACTCGGTGTAACAATCTATGGGTGTTCCATTGTACAAAATCTGACACCAAAAAGAAAATCAATAATCCCAATCCATACGGTAAAGCATCTACGTTTAGCAATTCAAAATCTGAAACTTGCAATCCAATTAAACCGAGGAAATCATTAAAAAAAGCTTCAGCGGTGTTTGAAAGGAAAATGAGTACGATCAGGTTCAGCAAAAAGAAATTGAAGAACATATAGAATGTATCCAACCAAAAGTCTTTACGGAATACTTTCTGGTTTTTTCGCCACGGAAATAGCAGCTCCAATAACCAAACGACTACCGAAACGATAATAAGCCCGTAGAAATAGTTTTCCCAATGAAAACGGGTGATTTCATCTAACAAATAGTTGAAATACCCAATATATGAATCCTTAAATATCTGAATATACTTTTCCATAAGAAATCTATCCTACTTGTCGGATTTGTAGCTGCAAAATTACAGATTGTAAAAGTAAAATGGGAATTGTGTATCTTTATATTTCTCTGAAACTATTATTATGAAAAATATTTTTCTTTTAAGTATCCTCTTCACCCTAACCACAACCTTTGCTCAAACCGAAGCCGAAGACAAAGCCGCCATTTTAAAGATCATGAAAACCCAAGAAAAAGCTTGGAGCAATAATGATCTCGAAGGTTTTATGCAAGGTTATTGGAAAAGCGATTCTCTTAAATTTTACGGTAGCAACGGACTCACCAAAGGTTGGCTACAAACGCTGGACAACTATAAAAAAGGATATCCCACGAAAGAACATTCCGGTACGTTAAACTTTACTATTAAAGATATTTCAAAAATCAGTGATGAAAGTTATTGGGTAATGGGCGAATACTTTTTAAAACGAAATGTAGGCGATGCCAATGGCGTGTTTATGATTATTTTTAAAAGAATTAATGGCGAGTGGAAAATTGTAGCAGATACGAGTTGTTAAACAGAGTTGGTAGTTGGTAGTTGGTAGTTGGTAGTTGGTAGTTGGTAGTTGGTAGTTGGTAGTTGGTAAAGAAAATCAATTTCCCTTTACCCGTTCCCAAAGATCAGCCAACAATTTTTTAGCATCATCTCTATTTTTAGGTTCTTCAATCACATTCAATCCTCCTAAAGTTGGCTGTAATTGATAGCTAAAAGCGTATTTATCCGTTTGTGGATCTACGCTCAACAAACCAAAACGTAAATCGTTAAAATAGGTAACGTTGTTCTTTTCTGAAATAGCATACCATCCGTTAGAAATTGCAATGAGACGCTGTACTTTATTTTCATTCTTTAAATCTCCCAACGCTGCATGGTTTTTAGGATGCCTATAAAATTGGATAGGTTTGCTATCAAAAAAAGAGTAATCGCCAATTAAAAAAGCATCGTCCACCTCAACATTGGCCGTCCAAAGAATCGTGTTAAACGGACTCGGTTTGGTTTCAATAGCTTTGTAAGCGATGTTTTGTTCGTCTAAGGCGTTAGTAAACTTATGATAGGTAATTCCTTTTAAAATCAACGTGATTACCATATAACCACTACTAATTAATATGCCCGCGTTATTTATTTTACGTCGGTTTTCAGTTCCCCTTTTTAGGAAAGCTGCCCAGATCACGCACACTAAAAAGGGTAGTGTATATAAAGGATCGATCACAAAAATGTTTTTATACGCCAGGCGAAGATCGAAAGGCCAAAAAAGCTGGGTTCCCCAAGTGGTATGTGCATCGAGCAAGGGATGGGTTATAAAACACATAAACCACAACCAATACCACTGTTTAAACGTAGCTCGTTTTTCGTATAACGAAGTAAGCCAAGCAAAAAAACCTCCAAAAACAATTGAAAACACAATGGAATGCGTAAAACCGCGATGAATTTCCAACGCAGTAACAGTATCTACAAAATTACTGGATAACACATCTAAATCTGGAATGGTGCCGGCGATGGCTCCGTACAGCATCGCTTTATTCCCCATGGTTTTTCCAAGGGTGGCTTCCCCTACGGCGGCGCCTAATACAATTTGGGTTAACGAATCCATTAATCAACAATTTCCATTTTCTTCAATAGAAAAGAAGCGTTCATATTTTGACAAATCCCGGGCTTGAAGGTGTAATCAAAATACAATTCATCATCTTCTATTCGGGCATCAAAAAAGTAGTTTTTTACTTGCGGGATGCTTTCAGAAACTTCAC comes from the Marixanthomonas ophiurae genome and includes:
- a CDS encoding hemerythrin domain-containing protein, encoding MNIFEAIRKDHDKQRELCKLVTSTSGDSKGRKEMWEKLKHELQVHADAEERTFYTPLIQNDMMQEHARHGIAEHHEMDELIEKIDDTDLDSPGWLVHAKQLCEKVEHHLEDEEHTFFQLAGKVFTEKQKTSIAEEYLKVMKEKR
- a CDS encoding YybH family protein, whose translation is MKNIFLLSILFTLTTTFAQTEAEDKAAILKIMKTQEKAWSNNDLEGFMQGYWKSDSLKFYGSNGLTKGWLQTLDNYKKGYPTKEHSGTLNFTIKDISKISDESYWVMGEYFLKRNVGDANGVFMIIFKRINGEWKIVADTSC
- a CDS encoding sterol desaturase family protein, whose translation is MEKYIQIFKDSYIGYFNYLLDEITRFHWENYFYGLIIVSVVVWLLELLFPWRKNQKVFRKDFWLDTFYMFFNFFLLNLIVLIFLSNTAEAFFNDFLGLIGLQVSDFELLNVDALPYGLGLLIFFLVSDFVQWNTHRLLHRVPILWKFHQVHHSVKEMGFAAHLRYHWMEPVVYKSILYIPLAIIGGFDITDVAIVHFTALTIGHLNHANLGWNYGILKYVLNNPKMHIWHHAKILPKHTKYGVNYGLSLSIWDYLFETNHIPHDGRDIELGFDGDEHFPQKFIHQSIYPIKTKK
- a CDS encoding NAD(P)/FAD-dependent oxidoreductase produces the protein MEHIVIIGNGIAGVTAARHIRKKSDKKITLISAEADYFFSRTALMYVYMGHMRWWDIEPYESYFWKKNDLNLKNAYVEKVDANAKTLHFAEGGSMQYDKLIIASGSTTNTFGWEGLDLNGVQGLVTKQDLEKLEKNAPNKKECPSAVIVGGGLIGVEMAEMLRTRGIEVTMLVREDAFWTSALPKPEAEMLSRHIQSHGVNIRHETNLDKILGDENGNVRAVVVKETGEEIPCNVVGITTGVKPNITFLKDSGIETDKGILVNRKLETNIKDVYAIGDCAQQREPIGNRPPVEAVWYTGRIMGETLAQTICGNPWEYKPGNWFNSAKFFDIEYQTYGWVQPKDRRKDFEAQFHWKCKSDKRAVTVSYHKETNEFLGINTFGIRMRHEVFDRWLNEKRDVNYVINHLKQANFDPEFYRKYEKKILSAYKNQQPVTV
- a CDS encoding DUF547 domain-containing protein; its protein translation is MKIILKVVTLLLISVSLVSCNLTSAAGLTSQGQPTKKVEGDLVSTTANSTVNFDHSDWDRLLKKHVNSQGLVDYKGFKNDREALNKYLQKLSSTEPNNDWSVQELLAYYINLYNAYTVDLILNNYPTKSIQDIDGAFTKGFIPIGDRELSLGGIENGVLRKMNEPRIHFAINCASISCPPLLDEAYTASKINEQLDRVTKDFINSDKNEITANDPKLSKIFDFYTKDFKYSGKTDVIGYVNQYSKTEINPRATFSFKEYDWNLNEQK
- a CDS encoding TIGR04283 family arsenosugar biosynthesis glycosyltransferase, giving the protein MISIVIPVLNEAQSIAVLLNHLVENASKEYISDIIIVDGGSIDGTQQLVKEIVAESDFSIQLISSEKGRAKQMNAGANVASGNILYFLHADSFPPKNYDALIRSEVEKGNPAGCFRMQFDSNHWWLQLASWLTKFSWRACRGGDQSQFITRELFDEIGGYDERFIIYEDNILINELYERNKFIVINKKLTSSARLYREKGVWYIQYHFWTIYVKKWFGADANELLAYYNKHIKQNRKVKATSIESPREAFVDK
- a CDS encoding glycosyltransferase family 2 protein, whose product is MPPIIKVIIPAFNEADSIAKVIGDVPKEVSEIIVISNNSTDETEKVAKKAGATVLSEGKRGYGHACLKGMAYIARQTPKPDIVVFLDGDYSDYPEELSKIVAPIIEENIDFVIGTRVKELREEGSMTFPQKFGNWLATSLMRLFFNSKFTDLGPFRAIKYEKLIALEMEDKTYGWTVEMQLKALKQKFSYREIPVHYRNRIGVSKVSGTVKGAIFAGVKILSWIFKYSFKK
- a CDS encoding metal-dependent hydrolase, giving the protein MDSLTQIVLGAAVGEATLGKTMGNKAMLYGAIAGTIPDLDVLSSNFVDTVTALEIHRGFTHSIVFSIVFGGFFAWLTSLYEKRATFKQWYWLWFMCFITHPLLDAHTTWGTQLFWPFDLRLAYKNIFVIDPLYTLPFLVCVIWAAFLKRGTENRRKINNAGILISSGYMVITLILKGITYHKFTNALDEQNIAYKAIETKPSPFNTILWTANVEVDDAFLIGDYSFFDSKPIQFYRHPKNHAALGDLKNENKVQRLIAISNGWYAISEKNNVTYFNDLRFGLLSVDPQTDKYAFSYQLQPTLGGLNVIEEPKNRDDAKKLLADLWERVKGN
- a CDS encoding glycoside hydrolase family 113, giving the protein MKNYLLVLILFFIVVSHAQDTKINGISFVASRDSVSLKHTAPLLMINANYAAVMPFGFIESLDHPELLYSTDRQWYGETIEGTKQYINKLQQNDINVMLKPQIWIRKGEFTGHLAMSSEKDWEILETSYRNFILDFARLAEETNVPILCIGTELEQFIMRRPTFWNQLISEIKRFYNGKLTYAANWDEYTKVPFWNQLDFIGVDAYFPISEEKTPTLQEAKKGWQKWKNEMKTVSEKHNKKILFTEYGYRNTDFSGKEPWHSGREQKSINHDNQGTLLTALFEEVWQEPWMAGGFLWKWFIDHDKSGGGLNNQFTVQNKPSQLVVQYFYSIYE
- a CDS encoding 4Fe-4S binding protein, whose protein sequence is MSTFQRNMSLTGEPPKTINTQQKIASFIGLAGLLVLFVALFNVDFPNKTLWLSVSLLSIAVGTIWFSRAEYLSKHEGISNNGVYFKSLSSRGFWGWMLGITLTLFYVALYWFPQYLGLVKDGDNTGVISLFDPLSKFLSGNPASQWFLYGTLYTLAILAFGIKFIWKYRHNRYEVIRTCSVMFFQLSFAFIIPEILVRLNQPYYDFKNIWPLNYELFAGYKIDEFLSAGDVGLIMIIFGILSIFVITPILTYKYGKRWYCSWVCGCGGLAETAGDPFRHLSDKRMVAWKVERWVVHSVVVFVTVMTTAVVFSYLQGNESQSISEWSGLENKTVFMSDPDGKPINERILAAQKAKASQVIFINKADSKEAPVLETTEGMNIPFHVISETENEIALTRLKNGLSASLLVDSASKEYLTINDGVETSFFDNLWISKEFFIWFVVGVLTLVFGGVMLFRREQLAKDAKYGAIGYFVVVTSILLFTYFSTPGKLFFFNAYELRQTYGFLIGAMFSGVIGVGFYPIFGSRVWCRFGCPMAAILGFQQRLFSRFRITTNGGQCISCGNCSTYCEMGIDVKAYAQKGENIVRSSCVGCGICSAVCPRGVLKLEDGPRKGRIEGNEVLLGNDVDLMEYVNGK
- a CDS encoding DUF547 domain-containing protein produces the protein MKHFLFLIATILFFNISSGFSQSTDTFLNDADIFFKTYISNGKVDYKSVEKNPEKLNRLLDQAANISVSISEEKTYQAFWINAYNLAVIKGIIDNYPIDSPLDKGGFFESIKYNLGGTSLTLNDIENKKLRAQFDEPRFHFVLVCGAKGCPPIIAEAYKPSTLEKQLQEQTVKALNNPLFIKVSENEVSISEIFKWYKEDFEKNGQSELDFINQFRKEKIIPSNFKVSYYPYNWQLNQK